A single genomic interval of Streptosporangium album harbors:
- a CDS encoding STM4015 family protein yields MDHTEFNDDVDGLYDGTYAGLPIAVLTSDDEELPAADQAAWRLSEHVYDSEENFEQQLALFLEKVDTTAVKAVVIGGWEDAYDDDSSKVVGLLAENAARLPALRSLFLGAMTSEDCEISWIQQSDITPLLEAFPLLERLEVRGGSGLRLRPIRHENLRVLRFETGGLPAEVVRGVGGCAFPALEHLELWLGVSQYGGDATVADLAPILSGENLPELRHLGLQDSEIQDEIAAAVAAAPVVARLESLALSMGALTDEGAEALLSGQPLTHLGRLDLHHHFLTDAMVKRVEDAFTGVEVDLSGQEKSDDDWRYVAVAE; encoded by the coding sequence ATGGACCACACCGAGTTCAACGACGATGTCGACGGTCTCTACGACGGCACCTACGCCGGCCTGCCGATAGCGGTCCTGACCTCCGACGACGAGGAGCTACCCGCCGCGGACCAGGCGGCCTGGCGGCTCTCGGAACACGTCTACGACTCGGAGGAGAACTTCGAACAGCAACTCGCCCTGTTCCTGGAGAAGGTGGACACCACCGCGGTCAAGGCGGTCGTCATCGGCGGCTGGGAGGACGCCTACGACGACGACAGTTCGAAGGTCGTCGGCCTGCTCGCCGAGAACGCCGCCCGCCTCCCGGCGCTGCGTTCGCTGTTCCTCGGCGCGATGACGTCGGAGGACTGCGAGATCTCCTGGATCCAGCAGAGCGACATCACCCCCCTGCTGGAGGCGTTCCCCCTGCTGGAGCGGCTGGAGGTGCGCGGCGGTTCCGGGCTCCGGCTGCGCCCCATCCGGCACGAGAACCTCAGGGTGCTGAGGTTCGAGACGGGCGGTCTCCCCGCCGAGGTCGTCCGCGGGGTCGGCGGGTGCGCGTTTCCCGCCCTCGAACACCTGGAGCTGTGGCTGGGCGTCTCTCAGTACGGCGGCGACGCCACGGTGGCGGACCTGGCACCGATCCTGTCCGGCGAGAACCTCCCCGAGCTGCGGCATCTCGGCCTGCAGGACAGCGAGATCCAGGACGAGATCGCGGCCGCGGTGGCGGCGGCGCCGGTGGTGGCGCGACTGGAGTCGCTGGCCCTCTCCATGGGGGCGCTGACCGACGAGGGCGCCGAGGCGCTGCTGTCCGGTCAGCCGCTGACCCACCTCGGGCGATTGGACCTGCACCACCACTTCCTGACCGACGCCATGGTCAAGCGCGTCGAGGACGCCTTCACCGGTGTCGAGGTGGATCTGTCCGGACAGGAGAAATCCGACGACGACTGGCGCTACGTCGCGGTCGCGGAATGA
- a CDS encoding MFS transporter, with product MDNGHIRLSSAQGRWVLLTTVLGSGIALLDGTVVNVALPALGDDLRADMAGLQWTVNAYTLTLAGLILLGGSLGDRYGRRKVFLIGVVWFAIASALCGLAPNVETLIAARALQGVGGALLTPGSLAIIQASYVREDRPKAIGAWSGLGGMAAAVGPLLGGWLVETVGWRWVFLINLPLAALVVAVGLRHAPESRDVEATGRFDVLGAALAALALAGITYGLIALQPIPVAVGVLLGVAFVWLEIRRSPGALVPIGVFTSKVFTAVNVVTFIMYAAMGVVFFLLVVQLQVSAGFSPVTAGSAMIPVTVLMLLLSPRSGELAKRIGPRIPMTAGILICAAALLLMSRIGEGTSYVVGVLVPTALFGLGLSAAVAPLTATVLASTEERYAGVASGINNAVARTGGLLAVAAIPPLAGLTGDVFKNPAAFTTGFHTTMLVSAAMMAVASLITFLSIRGNILIDAEPPTGCPVEAPQQGR from the coding sequence ATGGATAACGGCCATATTCGGCTCAGCTCAGCCCAGGGGCGCTGGGTCCTGCTCACCACCGTGCTCGGATCGGGCATCGCGCTGCTGGACGGCACCGTCGTCAACGTGGCGCTGCCCGCGCTCGGCGACGATCTCCGAGCCGACATGGCGGGACTGCAGTGGACCGTCAACGCCTACACCCTCACCCTGGCGGGCCTGATCCTGCTGGGCGGCTCGCTCGGCGACCGGTACGGCAGGCGCAAGGTCTTCCTGATCGGCGTGGTCTGGTTCGCGATCGCGTCGGCCCTGTGCGGGCTGGCCCCGAACGTGGAGACGCTGATCGCGGCCCGGGCGCTCCAGGGCGTCGGCGGGGCACTGCTCACACCGGGCTCCCTGGCCATCATCCAGGCGTCCTACGTCCGCGAGGACCGGCCCAAGGCGATCGGCGCGTGGTCGGGACTGGGCGGGATGGCCGCGGCGGTCGGGCCGCTGCTCGGCGGGTGGCTGGTGGAGACCGTCGGATGGCGGTGGGTGTTCCTGATCAACCTGCCGCTGGCCGCGCTCGTGGTGGCCGTCGGCCTGCGGCACGCGCCGGAGAGCAGGGACGTCGAGGCCACCGGGCGGTTCGACGTGCTCGGTGCGGCGCTGGCCGCGCTGGCGCTGGCCGGGATCACCTACGGCCTGATCGCCCTCCAGCCGATCCCGGTCGCGGTGGGCGTCCTGCTGGGCGTGGCGTTCGTCTGGCTGGAGATCAGGCGCTCACCCGGCGCGCTGGTGCCGATCGGAGTCTTCACCTCGAAGGTGTTCACCGCGGTCAACGTCGTCACGTTCATCATGTACGCCGCGATGGGCGTGGTGTTCTTCCTGCTGGTCGTCCAACTCCAGGTCTCGGCGGGTTTCTCGCCGGTGACGGCCGGATCCGCGATGATCCCGGTGACGGTCCTGATGCTGCTGCTGTCGCCCCGGTCGGGTGAGCTGGCCAAGCGGATCGGGCCCCGGATCCCGATGACGGCGGGCATTCTGATCTGCGCCGCCGCGCTGCTGCTGATGTCGAGGATCGGTGAGGGCACCTCCTACGTGGTGGGCGTGCTGGTCCCGACGGCCCTGTTCGGCCTGGGGCTGTCGGCGGCGGTCGCGCCGCTCACCGCGACCGTGCTCGCCAGTACCGAGGAGCGTTACGCGGGTGTGGCCAGCGGCATCAACAACGCCGTCGCCCGGACCGGCGGGCTGCTGGCGGTCGCCGCGATCCCGCCGCTGGCCGGCCTGACCGGCGACGTCTTCAAGAACCCGGCCGCCTTCACCACCGGTTTCCACACGACGATGCTGGTCAGCGCGGCGATGATGGCCGTGGCCTCGCTGATCACCTTCCTCTCCATCCGCGGGAACATCCTGATCGACGCGGAGCCGCCGACCGGCTGCCCGGTGGAGGCTCCCCAGCAGGGCCGTTGA
- a CDS encoding STM4014 family protein: MTSLTVVGTPGERRVTLFAEACARYGLREPGVVPWTAVLRGEDLRLEPGTLVRIESPGEDAEADALLRGPGEPSRVGGGGAWHAALTTATARIREAVERTPGAVLLADVDEIAVMFDKRLCHARLSAAGVPVPPALPGPVGDYAGLREQMDQAGWGRVFVKPAHGSSASGIIALHASADRVRAVTSVELAGDGLHNSLQVRSYEDEIDVAAIVDMLAGDGLHVERWFPKAGVGGRTIDLRVVVVDGTPTHAVVRASRTPMTNLHLGGERGDLDVVREKVGPQGWGRALDVCARAAACFPGSLAVGVDLMIGVGWRSVAVAEVNAFGDLLPRLTGFPGGGAEGLDTYDAQVRAIAARRTAGAR, encoded by the coding sequence ATGACCTCCCTGACGGTCGTCGGCACACCGGGGGAGCGGCGGGTGACCCTGTTCGCCGAGGCCTGCGCCCGGTACGGCCTGCGTGAGCCCGGCGTCGTCCCATGGACCGCGGTGCTCCGGGGCGAGGACCTCCGCCTGGAGCCCGGAACGCTCGTGCGGATCGAATCCCCCGGAGAGGACGCCGAGGCCGACGCGCTGCTGCGCGGTCCGGGCGAGCCGTCCAGGGTCGGCGGCGGCGGCGCCTGGCACGCCGCCCTCACCACCGCGACGGCGCGGATCCGCGAGGCCGTCGAGCGGACGCCCGGCGCCGTGCTGCTCGCCGATGTGGACGAGATCGCGGTGATGTTCGACAAGCGGCTGTGCCACGCGAGGCTGTCGGCGGCCGGAGTGCCGGTGCCGCCCGCACTGCCTGGTCCGGTCGGAGACTACGCCGGGCTGCGCGAGCAGATGGACCAGGCCGGTTGGGGCCGGGTGTTCGTCAAACCCGCACACGGATCGTCGGCCTCCGGGATCATCGCCCTGCACGCCTCCGCGGACCGGGTCAGGGCGGTGACCTCGGTGGAGCTGGCCGGAGACGGTCTGCACAACTCGCTGCAGGTGCGCTCCTACGAGGACGAGATCGACGTGGCCGCGATCGTCGACATGCTGGCGGGGGACGGGCTCCACGTGGAGCGGTGGTTTCCCAAGGCGGGCGTCGGCGGGCGGACCATCGATCTGCGGGTGGTCGTGGTGGACGGCACACCCACTCACGCGGTGGTCCGGGCGAGCCGTACTCCCATGACGAACCTGCACCTCGGCGGCGAGCGGGGCGATCTCGACGTGGTCAGGGAGAAGGTCGGCCCGCAGGGCTGGGGGCGGGCGCTCGACGTCTGCGCGCGGGCGGCGGCCTGCTTCCCGGGGAGCCTGGCCGTCGGGGTCGACCTGATGATCGGCGTCGGCTGGCGGAGCGTGGCCGTGGCCGAGGTCAACGCCTTCGGCGATCTGCTGCCCCGGCTGACCGGCTTCCCCGGCGGCGGCGCCGAGGGCCTGGACACCTACGACGCGCAGGTCAGGGCCATCGCCGCGCGCCGTACGGCGGGAGCGCGGTGA
- a CDS encoding winged helix-turn-helix domain-containing protein, whose product MTSSRSKRVQMARLMGGHGTLLMFPDLESVRKVLFSETEVTTPAIPGAEVVALGRLVVDPDRQQVSWAGMALPLTRIEREMLAALASPPLRVWTYGQLYGRAWGADYLDDASAVRSAVKRLRAKLRNASATVMVESMRGVGFSLVDTGGEASAAVGDGGVALVR is encoded by the coding sequence GTGACATCCAGTCGCAGCAAGCGGGTGCAGATGGCCCGGTTGATGGGCGGCCACGGAACCTTGTTGATGTTTCCCGACCTGGAGTCAGTCCGTAAGGTGTTGTTCAGCGAAACGGAGGTGACCACCCCCGCCATCCCGGGGGCGGAAGTGGTGGCGCTGGGCCGCCTGGTTGTCGATCCTGACCGGCAACAGGTCAGCTGGGCCGGTATGGCCCTTCCACTGACCCGCATCGAACGGGAGATGCTCGCCGCACTCGCCAGCCCGCCGCTACGGGTCTGGACCTACGGGCAGCTCTACGGACGGGCCTGGGGCGCCGACTATCTGGACGACGCGTCCGCGGTCCGATCGGCTGTCAAGCGGCTGCGCGCCAAGCTCCGCAACGCCAGTGCGACCGTCATGGTGGAGTCGATGCGGGGGGTCGGGTTTTCCTTGGTCGACACCGGTGGTGAGGCATCCGCGGCGGTCGGCGACGGCGGTGTGGCCCTGGTGCGATGA
- a CDS encoding carboxypeptidase regulatory-like domain-containing protein translates to MAGFAGLLLFLNGLPATAQSAGPEPAAAVPAKAEVRQAVKNDVSRKLRDLSPKSSTRDRGAKVEEQSNRQLPRELTAPDAKTGSDAVQRDLTATQVPEFVANFEGIGNVDGVLPPDINGDVGPNHYVQMVNLSYAVYNKSGNLLLGPLPGNALFAGFGGPCETRNDGDPVVLYDETADRWMVTQFALPGGSAGYHQCMAISQTPDPTGAYYRYDFLYHQSRMNDYPKYGIWPDAYYMTTNEFAPSFVGAGAVAFEREKMLAGQPARMVYFHLGPDFGGLLPADAEGVAPPAGAPNPFVMFDDDAWGISPTDRLLMWDFKVDWTNPTSSTFGNNLTPNRYLETAPFDSNMCNYARACIPQQGTSAKLDSISDRLMYRAAYRNFGDHASIVLNHTVDVNNTDHAGMRWYELRSTSPSNWTVHQQGTYAPDAEHRWMASGAIDVSGNIAFGYSASGSTSFPSIRMAGRLSGDPLGQLGQSERTLIAGTGAQTHSAARWGDYTSMSVDPTDGCTFWFTSEYLTTTSSADWHTRIGAMKFPNCVAGPRGEVTGKVTSQAGAPIAGASVRVGGSGTTTDPQGGYKLTMPVGEHELTVSAFGYTSKTTTVTVPDGGTVTANFTLDAVSKHRFSGVVKDGSGHGWPLYARIDVAGKPGGPVFTDPATGAYSVDLPSGDYGLTVKAMYPSYQQATAQLQIGDSDQVKDIGLAVENTCVAAGYRFNYGTPLFTEQFESGTTPEGWNVMNHTTSGGWGFTDPKNRGNLTGGTGKYAIADSDAAGSGATVDTDLITPALDLSAVPAPVLRFNSDYRALNGFANVEVSIDGGATWGVVSNWTTASRRGPVVEELAIPNAGGKSDVRVRFHYRGSYAWWWELDNVSLVNRSCDPIPGGLVVGQVLDSNTDTGLNGATVTSVDKPAEKTTTAPTPDDDNLGDGFYWLFSSLTGDHPFTGASGNYGVVTSAVDVAADRATRANFNLKAGRLVITPPSVSSNMTVGQSKTATATIRNDGDAPATVELSERRGGFEILGPRGAPLQLNMVKGGVSPAWRGDSKPGDPFEPSPYAPPWVNTVNYPTAVMDNAAAAFDGKVYSVGGASATAVLANGYAYDPAANTWTRIADLPAALEKPAAAFADGKLYVFGGWDSAGNTSSKVYVYDPATNTWQTRAAVNPAPRAAPGVAVADGQIYLVGGCTDGNCAKSNVVVRYNPGSDAFTTVAPYPVAVAWQGCGGINGTVYCAGGNGPTTLKSTYAYNPGSNAWTQLADLPVDFWAAGADTANGLLLLSTGVINNSTTVTNQGWAYDPAANSWSALPNANHARYRAGAACGFVKVGGSTGGFTPTPESELLPGFDQCAAVTDVPWLSASPTTATLQPGQSATVTVTLDATSAKGVAQPGTYTAQLGVKSSTPYPVAPIDVTMTVQPPSDWGKLAGIVTGVDCQNGSAALRGATVQVNGKKAWTVTLKTDPSGRYAIWAPQGANPLQAIVARDGWIPQTKQLTLKAGKTVTADFALRPETC, encoded by the coding sequence GTGGCCGGCTTCGCCGGCCTGCTCCTGTTCCTTAACGGCCTACCGGCCACCGCCCAATCCGCAGGCCCGGAGCCCGCCGCGGCCGTGCCCGCCAAGGCGGAGGTACGGCAAGCCGTCAAGAACGACGTCTCTCGTAAGCTGCGCGATCTCTCCCCCAAGAGCAGCACCCGTGACCGGGGGGCCAAGGTCGAGGAGCAATCGAATCGGCAGTTGCCGCGAGAGCTGACGGCCCCGGACGCCAAGACCGGCAGCGATGCGGTGCAACGAGATCTCACCGCCACTCAGGTACCCGAATTCGTCGCCAACTTCGAGGGAATCGGCAACGTCGACGGAGTGCTGCCGCCGGACATCAACGGTGACGTGGGCCCCAACCACTACGTACAGATGGTGAACCTCTCGTACGCGGTCTACAACAAGAGCGGCAATCTGCTGCTCGGTCCGCTGCCCGGCAACGCGCTGTTCGCCGGCTTCGGTGGGCCGTGCGAGACCAGGAACGACGGGGACCCGGTGGTGCTCTACGACGAGACCGCCGACCGGTGGATGGTCACCCAGTTCGCCCTGCCCGGCGGATCCGCCGGCTACCACCAGTGCATGGCGATCTCACAGACCCCGGACCCGACCGGGGCGTACTACCGGTACGACTTTCTCTACCACCAGAGCCGGATGAACGACTATCCGAAGTACGGGATCTGGCCGGACGCCTACTACATGACCACCAACGAGTTCGCCCCGTCGTTCGTCGGCGCCGGCGCGGTGGCGTTCGAACGGGAAAAGATGCTCGCCGGCCAACCGGCCAGGATGGTGTACTTCCACCTCGGACCGGACTTCGGCGGTCTACTGCCCGCCGACGCGGAGGGCGTTGCCCCGCCCGCCGGAGCGCCGAACCCATTCGTGATGTTCGACGACGACGCATGGGGTATCTCACCCACCGACCGGTTGCTGATGTGGGACTTCAAGGTCGACTGGACCAACCCGACGAGCTCCACGTTCGGCAACAACCTGACACCGAACCGGTATCTGGAGACCGCACCGTTCGACTCGAACATGTGCAACTACGCCCGCGCCTGCATCCCGCAACAGGGCACCTCGGCCAAGTTGGATTCGATCTCCGACCGATTGATGTACCGGGCCGCGTATCGCAACTTCGGCGATCACGCCTCGATCGTGCTCAACCACACGGTGGACGTCAACAACACTGACCACGCGGGCATGCGCTGGTACGAGTTGCGGAGCACCAGCCCCAGCAACTGGACCGTTCACCAGCAGGGCACGTACGCACCGGACGCCGAGCACCGCTGGATGGCCAGCGGGGCGATCGACGTCTCCGGCAACATCGCGTTCGGATACTCGGCCTCGGGAAGCACGTCGTTCCCGTCGATCCGGATGGCGGGCCGGCTCTCCGGCGACCCGCTGGGCCAGCTGGGGCAGAGCGAGCGAACGCTGATCGCCGGCACCGGGGCACAGACCCACTCGGCGGCCCGCTGGGGCGACTACACCTCGATGTCGGTGGACCCGACCGACGGCTGTACGTTCTGGTTCACCTCCGAATACCTGACCACGACCAGCTCCGCCGACTGGCACACCCGGATCGGCGCGATGAAGTTCCCGAACTGCGTGGCCGGCCCGCGTGGTGAGGTGACCGGCAAGGTCACTTCGCAGGCGGGCGCGCCGATCGCCGGCGCCTCGGTACGGGTGGGGGGCAGCGGCACCACCACCGACCCGCAGGGTGGGTACAAGCTGACCATGCCGGTCGGTGAGCACGAGCTGACCGTCTCGGCCTTCGGGTACACGTCGAAGACCACGACGGTGACCGTACCCGACGGCGGCACGGTGACGGCCAACTTCACGCTCGACGCCGTGTCCAAGCACCGATTCTCCGGTGTGGTGAAGGACGGCTCCGGACACGGCTGGCCGCTGTACGCGCGGATCGACGTGGCCGGCAAGCCCGGCGGGCCGGTGTTCACCGACCCGGCCACCGGCGCGTACAGCGTCGACCTGCCGAGCGGTGACTACGGCCTGACCGTCAAGGCGATGTACCCGTCGTACCAGCAAGCCACCGCGCAGCTCCAGATCGGTGACAGCGACCAGGTGAAGGACATCGGCCTGGCCGTGGAGAACACCTGCGTGGCCGCCGGCTACCGGTTCAACTACGGCACACCGCTGTTCACGGAGCAGTTCGAGTCCGGGACGACCCCGGAGGGCTGGAACGTGATGAACCACACCACCAGCGGCGGCTGGGGGTTCACCGACCCGAAGAACCGGGGCAACCTCACCGGCGGCACCGGTAAGTACGCGATCGCGGACAGCGACGCGGCCGGATCGGGTGCGACCGTTGACACCGATCTGATCACCCCGGCCCTGGATCTGTCGGCGGTACCCGCACCCGTACTGCGGTTCAACAGCGACTACCGGGCCCTCAACGGGTTCGCCAACGTCGAGGTGAGCATCGACGGCGGCGCCACCTGGGGCGTCGTGTCGAACTGGACCACCGCCAGCCGGCGCGGGCCGGTCGTGGAGGAACTGGCGATCCCGAACGCCGGCGGTAAGTCCGACGTACGGGTCCGGTTCCACTACCGGGGCAGCTACGCCTGGTGGTGGGAGCTGGACAACGTCTCCCTCGTCAACCGGTCGTGCGACCCGATCCCGGGAGGTCTCGTCGTCGGCCAGGTGCTCGACAGCAACACCGACACCGGGCTCAACGGCGCAACCGTGACCAGTGTTGACAAGCCGGCCGAGAAGACGACCACGGCGCCGACGCCCGACGACGACAACCTCGGCGACGGATTCTACTGGTTGTTCTCCTCCCTGACCGGGGACCACCCGTTCACCGGGGCGAGCGGGAACTACGGGGTCGTCACCTCCGCGGTGGACGTGGCGGCAGACCGGGCCACCCGGGCGAACTTCAACCTCAAGGCCGGTCGGCTGGTCATCACTCCACCGTCGGTGAGTAGCAACATGACGGTGGGCCAGAGCAAGACGGCGACGGCGACGATCCGCAACGACGGCGATGCACCGGCCACGGTGGAGCTGTCCGAGCGGCGCGGCGGATTCGAGATCCTCGGGCCACGTGGGGCACCGCTCCAGCTCAACATGGTCAAGGGCGGTGTCTCACCTGCATGGCGGGGTGACAGCAAGCCCGGTGACCCGTTCGAGCCGTCACCGTACGCGCCACCGTGGGTCAACACGGTCAACTACCCGACAGCGGTCATGGACAATGCCGCGGCGGCGTTCGACGGCAAGGTGTACTCGGTCGGCGGTGCCTCCGCCACCGCCGTCCTCGCCAACGGCTATGCGTACGACCCGGCGGCGAACACCTGGACGCGGATCGCCGATCTGCCCGCGGCCCTGGAGAAGCCGGCGGCGGCCTTCGCCGACGGGAAACTGTACGTCTTCGGCGGCTGGGACTCGGCCGGCAACACATCGAGCAAGGTCTACGTCTACGACCCGGCGACCAACACGTGGCAGACCCGGGCCGCGGTCAACCCCGCACCGCGTGCCGCGCCCGGCGTGGCCGTGGCAGACGGCCAGATCTACCTTGTCGGCGGCTGTACTGACGGCAACTGCGCCAAGTCCAACGTGGTCGTCCGGTACAACCCGGGCAGCGACGCGTTCACCACGGTCGCGCCATACCCGGTCGCGGTGGCCTGGCAGGGCTGCGGCGGGATCAACGGCACGGTGTACTGCGCCGGCGGTAACGGGCCGACGACGCTGAAGAGCACCTACGCCTACAATCCGGGGAGCAACGCCTGGACTCAGCTGGCCGACCTGCCGGTCGACTTCTGGGCCGCCGGCGCGGACACCGCCAACGGGCTGCTGCTGCTCTCCACCGGTGTCATCAACAACTCCACCACGGTGACCAACCAGGGCTGGGCGTACGACCCGGCGGCCAACTCCTGGTCGGCACTGCCCAACGCCAACCACGCTCGTTACCGGGCCGGGGCGGCGTGCGGATTCGTGAAGGTCGGTGGATCGACCGGTGGGTTCACCCCGACGCCGGAAAGCGAGTTGCTTCCCGGCTTCGACCAGTGCGCTGCCGTCACCGACGTACCGTGGCTGTCCGCGTCGCCGACCACGGCGACACTGCAGCCCGGGCAGAGCGCCACAGTGACCGTCACGCTCGACGCCACCTCGGCCAAGGGCGTTGCCCAACCCGGCACCTACACCGCTCAGCTGGGCGTCAAGTCCAGCACGCCGTACCCGGTGGCACCGATCGACGTGACGATGACCGTGCAGCCGCCCAGCGACTGGGGCAAGCTGGCGGGCATCGTCACCGGGGTCGACTGCCAGAACGGCAGCGCCGCCTTGCGCGGTGCGACCGTCCAGGTCAACGGCAAGAAGGCCTGGACGGTCACCCTGAAGACCGACCCGAGCGGCCGGTACGCGATCTGGGCGCCCCAGGGCGCCAACCCGCTCCAGGCGATCGTGGCCCGGGATGGTTGGATACCGCAAACCAAGCAACTGACACTCAAGGCGGGCAAGACGGTAACCGCCGACTTCGCCCTACGCCCCGAGACCTGTTGA
- a CDS encoding STM4012 family radical SAM protein: MAVTADLGETRVPEGGPDTRAVRTGQALPAAHTVQGLPASPPAVDGPFDAGPYQGYVYAYPHKTAYRPLEPRPSLREVWAAEPLGSLSLYLHIPFCEMRCGFCNLFTRTGAPERLVAAYLDALERQARAVRDALEGPRFVTAAIGGGTPTYLSAAELTRMFDLTERIMGADLRAVPLSVETSPATATADRLAVLAERGTTRVSIGVQSFVDAEARAAVRPQRRREVEAALDRIREVGFETLNLDLIYGIDGQTERSWRHSLDAALGWKPEEIYLYPLYVRPLTGLGRRAHDWDDHRLGLYRQGRDHLLAAGYEQVSMRMFRLPGSAGATEYCCQSDGMVGLGCGARSYTSSLHYSYEYAVGAGQVRAIIDDYVRLAPEEFAVANVGFRLGEDERRRRHLIQSLLQAEGLETAAYRERFGTEVTAGFGAELDLLSGRGWLEPAVPGAPGTLENPGAPEPAGSGARGADRLRLTAEGLAYSDAIGPALFSGRVRELMAGYEAC, encoded by the coding sequence ATGGCGGTGACTGCGGATCTCGGTGAGACGCGGGTGCCGGAGGGCGGGCCGGACACGCGGGCGGTTCGGACGGGTCAGGCGCTCCCGGCGGCACACACGGTTCAGGGGCTCCCCGCGTCCCCGCCGGCCGTCGACGGCCCGTTCGACGCGGGGCCGTACCAGGGCTACGTCTACGCCTACCCGCACAAGACGGCCTACCGGCCGCTGGAGCCGCGCCCGTCGCTGCGGGAGGTATGGGCGGCCGAACCGCTCGGGAGTCTCTCCCTCTACCTGCACATCCCGTTCTGCGAGATGCGCTGCGGGTTCTGCAACCTGTTCACCCGGACCGGCGCCCCGGAGCGGCTCGTCGCCGCCTATCTGGACGCTCTGGAACGCCAGGCGCGGGCCGTACGGGACGCCCTGGAGGGGCCGAGGTTCGTGACCGCGGCCATCGGCGGCGGCACGCCGACCTACCTGAGCGCGGCCGAGCTCACCCGGATGTTCGACCTCACCGAGCGGATCATGGGCGCCGACCTGCGGGCCGTGCCGCTGTCGGTGGAGACCTCACCGGCGACCGCGACGGCGGACCGGCTCGCCGTCCTGGCCGAACGGGGCACCACCCGCGTCTCGATCGGTGTGCAGAGCTTCGTCGACGCCGAGGCCCGCGCGGCGGTGCGCCCGCAGAGACGGCGGGAGGTCGAGGCGGCGCTCGACCGGATCAGGGAGGTGGGGTTCGAGACGCTCAACCTCGACCTGATCTACGGGATCGACGGGCAGACCGAGCGGTCCTGGCGCCACTCACTGGACGCCGCGCTCGGCTGGAAGCCCGAGGAGATCTACCTCTACCCGCTGTACGTCCGCCCGCTCACCGGTCTCGGCCGTCGTGCCCACGACTGGGACGACCACCGGCTCGGCCTCTACCGGCAGGGCCGCGACCATCTGCTGGCCGCCGGGTACGAGCAGGTGTCGATGCGGATGTTCCGGCTGCCGGGCTCGGCCGGCGCGACCGAGTACTGCTGCCAGAGCGACGGCATGGTCGGCCTCGGCTGCGGCGCCCGGTCCTACACCTCCAGCCTCCACTACTCCTACGAGTACGCGGTCGGCGCCGGCCAGGTGCGCGCGATCATCGACGACTACGTACGGCTCGCGCCCGAGGAGTTCGCGGTCGCCAACGTGGGGTTCCGGCTGGGGGAGGACGAACGGCGGCGCCGCCACCTGATCCAGTCGCTGCTCCAGGCCGAGGGACTGGAGACGGCCGCCTACCGGGAGCGCTTCGGCACCGAGGTGACGGCCGGCTTCGGAGCGGAGCTCGACCTCCTGTCCGGCCGGGGCTGGCTGGAGCCGGCCGTCCCCGGAGCCCCGGGGACCCTCGAAAACCCGGGTGCGCCCGAGCCCGCCGGGAGCGGGGCACGCGGTGCCGACCGACTCCGGCTCACTGCCGAGGGTCTCGCGTACTCCGACGCGATCGGCCCGGCGCTGTTCTCCGGCCGGGTCCGCGAGCTGATGGCCGGGTACGAGGCGTGCTGA
- a CDS encoding STM4013/SEN3800 family hydrolase, with protein sequence MTRDMNAIVGSHDLLLVTLDTLRYDVADELIRAGRLPTLARALPGGRWQRRHSPGSFTYAAHAAILAGFLPTPADPGPHPRLFAAAFPGSETTADGTWAFDAPDLPGGLAEAGYHTVCVGGVGFFNKLTPLGSALPGLFAESHWEQGFGVTSPTSFEEQIACAERAVAGVAGPVFLFVNVSALHQPNWFHLPGATREHGDSRQSQAAALEYVDRHIGRLFALMSARRPGFAIVCSDHGTAYGEDGYTGHRIGHEVVWTVPYGDFTMEKGGWR encoded by the coding sequence ATGACGCGGGACATGAACGCGATCGTGGGGAGCCACGACCTGCTGCTGGTGACGCTCGACACGCTCCGCTACGACGTGGCCGACGAGCTGATCAGAGCGGGACGGCTGCCCACCCTGGCCAGGGCGCTGCCCGGCGGGCGATGGCAGCGGCGGCACAGCCCCGGAAGCTTCACCTACGCCGCGCACGCCGCGATCCTCGCCGGGTTCCTGCCGACCCCGGCCGATCCCGGACCCCATCCCCGGCTTTTCGCGGCCGCGTTTCCCGGTAGCGAGACCACGGCGGACGGGACCTGGGCGTTCGACGCGCCCGACCTGCCCGGCGGGCTGGCGGAGGCCGGCTACCACACGGTCTGCGTCGGGGGAGTGGGGTTCTTCAACAAGCTCACCCCGCTGGGGTCCGCGCTGCCCGGCCTGTTCGCCGAGAGCCACTGGGAGCAGGGGTTCGGGGTCACCTCGCCGACCTCGTTCGAGGAGCAGATCGCCTGCGCCGAGCGGGCGGTCGCGGGAGTGGCAGGGCCGGTGTTCCTGTTCGTCAACGTCTCGGCGCTGCACCAGCCGAACTGGTTCCATCTGCCGGGAGCCACCCGCGAGCACGGGGACAGCCGGCAGAGCCAGGCAGCCGCGCTGGAGTATGTGGACCGGCACATCGGCAGGCTGTTCGCCCTGATGAGCGCCCGGCGGCCGGGTTTCGCGATCGTCTGTTCCGACCACGGCACCGCTTACGGCGAAGACGGATACACCGGGCACCGGATCGGCCACGAGGTCGTCTGGACCGTGCCCTACGGAGATTTCACGATGGAAAAGGGGGGATGGCGGTGA